Genomic DNA from Panulirus ornatus isolate Po-2019 chromosome 9, ASM3632096v1, whole genome shotgun sequence:
ATTACTGGAAGACCTTTAAGAACATTAATGCAATGTATATAACCAATAAAGATGTTATAAAAATGAGGAAATAGTATAACAACCCCACATAGAacaatgccatttcctgtgttgtcTTTGCAGGTCCAAAAATGTGTCTAATAACCTCAATATTCCTGATATCGATCATTGGATCACTATGGTACTTATCTTATGTTATTATACCTTTTCGGTTTGTATTCCCATAAAGTTTTCTAATGTCTTTATTCGTCGGTAAAGACATTGAATAGCCATAGAATTGGCGGCTTCTTTTATGTTGTTAATGTCTATACCGAACCAATTAAGGGTCAATATGCCGCTACCGGCAAAGAGTCTAATAAACAGGATAAGAACAAACACAGCTTAAGCTACTCCTAAACCCCTCTTCCATCTACTCAATTCTAGTTTGGTGGATGCCATACTGATGGCTATAGGCACTCCTAATGTAATGTCGGGGTCGTTTATCATGAGGTCGAATACGCCACTTGTGGCCTTCTTCACTGTGTCGAGCACTACTTCTATTATCTTGCCAACCACTCGTGCTCCTGCGCCTCCCAGCACCTCGGTCGTCGCATCCACCACACCCAAGCCCTTTTCGCACGTCAGATTTGACATAGGTACGACCCAAGGAAGAAACGACCCGTACCAGTAATGGGTACACCTGCCGCAAGGGCCAGCCGTTTTATCTCTTTCTCCACATATTGGAGCATTATCTTTGAAGTTTGACTTATTGTTGGCGTCGTCGAATACATAAGCGCAAGCGTCGGTCTTGAAGTCGATGTCCGTATCGATGACCGCATCTATCTCCGCCTCGAAAGGATGAGAAGCCACAAACCCGTTCACCAGTCGCGGGGTTGTGAACGTTATGATAGGCGCCCTTTAATGCATGCATGACTTCGCCCGCTTATAAATTCAGAACCAACGCTAAAATATCTTTTAAGAACAGAATCGGAAGCTTTTACAGTTTCAGTATCATTCATTTTGTTGACCACTTCTGTGTCGGATAGCACTCGTTCTCTTTCCTCTGTAACTGACCGTTCAATGTTCTCAAGTTTGTAACCGTGGCTTTTAGGCAGTTCCTCTTTGGCTACTTCAGTGTCTTTCTCCCATCTTTTTATGGCTCCATCAGGATAAACACTGTCCATTTCTTGGGAAAACTCCAAGTCGAGGTCCTTATTGAAATCTACATCCATTTTCTCCATGAAATCGGATAGTTTTAGATTATCGATTTGAGTTCTCTAAGTTGACTCACCATACCCTCGCCAGTCTCTCTAAACGTGGCCATTTCTATGCCTTCTGCGTTCTCTTTTATTATCAGCCTTTCAGACACCAAGGTCTCGCCCAGTGATGATGTAATTGTGTCTTTGAGAGCAGACTCCTCGGCTCTGGCAGTGGCTAGCAGTTTGGTGTCGTTAGCCATGACCTTTACGGTCGTTTCGATGTCTCTCGTGGCCCCTCTTAATACTCCAGACTCTAAGGGCGTCTCTAAGGACAGAGAAAAAACCTCTTGCCGTAATCTTAGCAGTTGTCGTCGTTCTGAATCCACTAACCGCACTAGGATCGAGCATTTCAACTCCATTCTCCTCTGTGCCTGTTAACTGCTCTCTGATTCTAGAAAGGCCTTCTcctgctccttcttcttcctccatttctccaTTTGTTGTCGTTGTATTCGCATCAGagataaaaaaatctaattttgatGGGAGAAGGTTCAGCATCGACGAATGTCTTTACCGAATTGTACAGACTACGATAGTCGAAGAATTAGCTCCTGCTATCCTTATTTTTTTGCTGTCTCATCTTACTAATAGTGTCGAGAAGCGCAGCTTTTCTCATCTCTTCACGTTCACAGATGTTGGTGATTAGAGGAACATGAACGCATTTAGATACCGATGTCGGCTTCCCAACACACCGTCACATTATTGCTCGATATGATCTTGTTAGCTCCTTTCAATCCTCTCAGGGCTTCTTCCGGCACATCTGCGGTAGATTCGAACACATGCAAAATTACATTATTTGTGGTGTCCCTCTTATAGTCAATACCGTAATCGATGTCGGTGTTTGTCAAATTTTTGTCGGTGTTGTAGCAGGTTCGGGATATATCCAGATTGCGCATAATGTGAAGACTGTCGACCATTCTCGCCAGGAATGAgtgacccaccacctcctccaattcCCCGCTTTGAGTCTCTTCGACGATGAAGGGCCTCTCATAACTATCGCTCTCTATACCTTTACCCAAAATGGGACGGAAGTTCTCGATGAGCTGATTCCACATATCCCGAAGGCCATGTATAAAGAAGTCGAAATAAAGATTGATTACTTTGTCCATTTCTGTATTCGCGATTCGTTTAATGATATTTGATGCACATACTGTTACCATGTCAGATAAACCCATCCTATGGCCGTCCAGAAAGATGTAATCCATGTTGTTTACCAATCTATCATTATTTTCGGGATCTGTTGTGAACGAGATGTGGcctatgagagaaagaaaatcttTGAGATGGAGGTCCCAATCACAACCGAACATCATATCACAGAGCAATTGCTCGGCGTTGATCTTTAGCTTGACCGGTTCCCCGTATCTAAATACAACTCCTTGTTCATCCAGGCGAAAACGCATAGATTCAACGGGCGTGTAAGTAACTGAAGACGACGATAACTTTTCGAAGTACGGTGTGCGTTCCATATCCCGAGTAAATTCCTCGGGGATGATGCCTACGTCGAGATCTTTAGCGATCTTTGCAAAGTTCATGCAATCAAGTTTATTGCCGTAGAGAATAGCCGGGTCAATTGAAGTGTTGTTATCTGGAGTAATCGACAAACGTCCTTTTGAGTATGGTTCTAAACACACTCAAAcgctcttcttctttttcagttTCCTCGTCATCGTTCGTAATGTCTATTGAATTATTTGGGTAGTTATTGCACGCTACGCATTCGACGCCGAAGTGGTGCCGAGGATGCTCCCCTGAAGAAGAAGATAGGGATTTACGACAAGTGCCATGTCTCTAGTTAGCCATAAGCCACTCTCTGCTCCTTTTTATCCAACTGCTACcgttaatcctcctcctcctgatacaACTAGAACCATCGACAGTAGTAGATTTGGAAAAACTGAACTGtcggattttctttttctttttcctaaataTGATTATAACAAGTGGACTTTGGAGAATGTGTCTAGAACTGCAAAGCATCTACAAAGTTACTTAACAATGCAATTTTCTGTTTAAAGGTTAACATCAGTAGGTCCCTTTTGCCAAAACAGGGGGTCATTAATAGAAAACGAAGTGACAATGCTAGAATGACGGGTATCATTAAACACATATCTTATAATACTGTATTGTTGAATACTGGGATACTGGGATAGTATACCTTATTTAGTTCCATTAGATAATAACTATCATCTCAAGAATAGTTTTAATACGTTTAAagttaataatgacaatgatacgaacagtagtactactactgccaatAATGAAGGTGGAGGGTACGTTTCTTCTTATGTATTGGTATATATAGCTTTCGGATTAATTATCTTGTTGCATATGACAAGAATTAGTGCTGTTTGAACATGATAAAAGTTATTAGATAAAAACGTATGTTCATAGATACCTGTTCATAGATATTCTATCTTGCTTGTCACGTCTACTTATGGCCGGTATCGATGGAGAATATCCGAACTCTTCAACCATTCTAACTTCTGAGGCTAGTTCATCGACCTTTTCTTGAGTAGGGTTGATACTTGTTAGAAACGATGTAGGAGATGATGGAGGGGAAGATAAAGGCGTCATTGAAGCTGGTATCGGCGTCATAGAAGGCAAAGGTATTATCAAAGGGATATAAAAAATTCATacgtataatttttttcttcacatacCTCTGTACATCTTGGGTACATCTTAACTTTGCCTCGGTTAGCTTGTCGGTCACCGGATGTTTAGTGCACGACACTATCAGCGTTCAGGAAAAAAATCTTTCGTCGCAGCAGTAGCTCTCATATTAAACTTCCTGCGACCGACAAGGTCTCCGAGGTGAATGTAaggtgaagaaaaaaattatacgcgagtatttttttttttttttttcgtcaattGTCTCTGTACATCTTGTGTACACCTTAACATTGTCTCGGTCAAGTTGACCGCCATTAAGATTTCCATGTGTGAGTTACAGTTGTGACAcaaaaacttttctctcttctctcattagtAGCTCCTATACTGAATGTACGGCGACCGAAAAGCAGTCCGAGGCAAATGTAAGGTGTACCCAAGATGTACAGAGGTCTGTGATGAAAAAAGTTATACGTGTGACTTTTGTTTTTAACCCAGTCTTTTTTCTTCACACGTCTCTGTACATCTTGGGTACACCTTACATTTGGCTGGGACAGCTTGTCGGTTTAAAACTTGAATATCATTAATTATTTTTACATTATAGTTACCGGTCAATAACTGGATAGTTAAATACGTTTTCTTTGTACTTCTACAGTAAATGCCGCCTAGACTTAGAGGGATTACCAGGGACCATAGCGTCGCTGAAGCAAGTGCTAGAAATGTCATATCCTTTAGAATATCAATCAACTTGCAACAATCAAATCCGTCAACAAGAGTAAAGGGTGACGATGTTGATGATGAATCAAGCTAGATAGCAGAAACTGTTACAATGCACCTTGAAATTCCCATAGTTTGTCTGTCACTCGATGATAAGGATatgaataatcatatataatcTCATATGACTTTATTGCTCCACTTTAAATGTCTATTCAAATGCCATGTTCATGTTAGCCTCTGATAATTTTGATGTCGTTTTGGATATTAGAACGACATAGTGGACATGCGTATAAATCAAGAGCACAAGAAGGATATGTTAGCATATGCCTACAGGGCAAGAAGACTACATTAGCTTCTTGATCCATACAAATTTTACAAATAAACTGTAATCTGAAGGTAATGTAGAAGGAGAGGCGCTAGGAGTAAGATCTGGGGTAGGTTCGACACGTGGAGACGAAGGAGAGGCGCCAGGGAGTAAGATCTGGGGTAGGTTCGACAAgtggagaaaaaagagaggcgcCAGGAGTAAGATCTGGGGTAGGTTGACACGTGGAGACGAAAGAAAGGCTCCAGGAGTAAGAGAGTCCTCATAGTAAGATTGGCTGTCGAGAATAGGCTGAGTATCCACTACATCTTCTCCCACCTCATCTTTATGTTCCTCGTGATTTTCTGTTGCTAATCCTTCTCGGGGAGTGTTGTTAGAGGAACACCTATTGTAGAAAAACTCGTTCTCTTCCCTCGCCTCCTTTTCCATAACCTGTAAGGTGGCCTCTATACATTCTTCTAAATCAAACAGTTCCTTTTATCTAGTAAACGCTTCCGAACTGCTTTCTTTACATTCATGCTATGGAAGCCCATCTCTATGACAGCTGTGGTTATATCACGATAAGTTGCAACGACTTCTACCATTCGATCAGTTACCTGTTTCTCATTTGTAATATGGGCACCTCTTCTCCAATTTTGTACATGAGATACTACTCCGCACTAGGGAAACCACTCCACGTGTTGCTTCAAAGGACCGTGTTCACGGCGCTAATTTCTAAAATCGTGGCCGCAATGAAAGCACATGACATGATTGCCGAGTTTGTAATAAAAGAATCTTGCTTCAGCCATTATTTTCGGAGTCTGGGTGAGATTCTCTGGCCATCCAGCGAAACTTCTTTCTCTGTCGGCTTGTAAGACGAATCCATTGTTGAGCGGCTGCTCCTGTGATTCAGTTTCACCGGAAGAAACGGAACGCTGCCAACGATGACGCTGTAATGGCTCGAGCGCATCGCACACTTCCATGGGCACATTTCCTACCGGTATTCCAGCGACAAATGGACATTCTCCAAAATGATATCTGTGTTCTATCCTAACATCGTCTCCTTCTTCCCATCTCCCAACAATGCCCATGTAGAAAATGCACTCACAGTGATCGTACTTTCGAAGGTAGTAGAAATCATTCTTAGCAAGTTCATCGGGTTTTACCGGAGAAGATTCGGTCCAGTCTATCAAGGTATCTCTGCGCTCAGATTCATATTTCAGACTGTCGAAATTTTTGAACCAGGAAGCCATTTTTGACATATGAAGATCCCAATTAGTATAAAGGAAGGCATATTCGGAAAGGAGTATATACAAGCACAGAAACTTCCTTCTGGTCAACACGCTGTAAGGAAAATGAAGAAGCATTAAGCCTATTACGTGAACCGTTATCAAGTAATATGGACACTAGGACAACACAAATTCAAGTTTCTTCAGCATCTGACAACTCGACTCGTCTTCACAAACATGGACTGTATCATTACGTCTCAGATACTCCTAAACTTCATCTTCATTTCCATAGATCCTCCGCTACTCCCTCTCCGACACCTCTGTCTGTTCCGGCTGTTCTAAACAAGAGTAGCACTTCTAAGGTTCAACAATCAGATATTGGAAGAAATGAACACGTATTGCTCACTTTAACACCTACACTCGCTCCGATTCCTGAAAGCAGTAATCAAAACGACTTGAACGTGCCGATTCTCGATAGTTACGATGAAGTACTCGAGACACCGATACAACATGATGGTAACACAATTTCGAATTTTCATAGACCGAATGATGTCTATCCGTCTGACAATGGCAGTTTAACACCGCAGAAGATAGCACCTTCTACATCAATCTAACCCATCAAGCCTCCCACTGCTTCAACAACAATCACCTCTACTCACTCCGATGTCGAGGAAGACAATGAGAAGAATATGCAACTGCTTGAAATCATATCCAAGCACTTCGACGACATAGATGAAGCAGTCAAGGCTCTCGACTTTGTCAAAGGGTTCCTATTGGACGAGAGGAAAAAGACTAAGAAAGGCCCTCTGTACAACCGCGCAGGATTCAACCAGTACTGTTTCTTGCCCATTACCGTTGttgagtggttccaacaatgttatattgttacgaagcgtgggctatatgtagatagagttgtgctgaggagggtggatatgctggaaatgagatgtttgaggacaatatgtggtgtgaggcggtttgatcaagtaagtaatgaaagggtaagagagatgtgtggtactaaaaagagtgtacttgagagaggaaaagagggtgttttg
This window encodes:
- the LOC139750057 gene encoding baculoviral IAP repeat-containing protein 7-B-like is translated as MASWFKNFDSLKYESERRDTLIDWTESSPVKPDELAKNDFYYLRKYDHCECIFYMGIVGRWEEGDDVRIEHRYHFGECPFVAGIPVGNVPMEVCDALEPLQRHRWQRSVSSGETESQEQPLNNGFVLQADRERSFAGWPENLTQTPKIMAEARFFYYKLGNHVMCFHCGHDFRN